CAGTTCACGCTGAACGACTACGAAGCTGAAGGTCTCGAACCGGGCGTACCGCCGCTGGACGAACGGGTCGAGACATTCCGGCGTCTCGCCGAACGCATCGGCCCGGAGCGCGTCATCTGGCGCTTCGATCCGCTCCTGCTGACCGGCCAGCTTACCGCCGATGCGCTGCTTGCGCGGATCGAGCGGCTCGCCGGAGCGCTGCGCGGCTGCACCCGCAAGCTCGTCATCAGCTTCGCCGACATCGAGCGCTACCGGTCGGTCTCGCGGCGACTGTCGCGCCATTCCGCCGGAGCGCGTGAGTTCACGCCCGGCGAAATGACGTCGTTCGCGGCGCGGCTTGTCGATCTCAGCGCTGAGTGGGGCGTTGAACTCGCGACTTGCGCCGAGGAGATCGAGCTGGCCGGCATCGCGCATAACCGCTGTATCGACGGCCGCCTGCTGGCGCAGTGCTTTGGCAACGATGCGGAGCTGATGGAGTTTCTTGGTGGCGGCGCTCTCTTTCCGGGCGGCGTGGCGAGCGGCTCCGCGCTGAAAGACCGGGGGCAGCGCAAGGCCTGCGGCTGCATCGTGAGCAAGGATATTGGCGCGTACGGAACTTGCGGACACGGCTGCCTCTACTGCTATGCGTGCCGGTAGCGGTTGTCGTCGAAAATCAGGAGGACAAAAAAACCGGGGCGTTGTTGCGCCCCGGTTTTCAGATCGTGCTGTGTCTGGCAAGTGTCAAATCATCTCCGAAGCGAGTTCGGACAGATAGGTCTTGATCGATTTGTGCTTGTCGAGATTGAGCTTGCGGTGCATGCGGTAACGGATGCTCTCCATGCCTCTGGTCGAAATGCCGATCGAGCGGGCGATCTCGCGCGTGTCGTAGTTGAGCTTGACCATGAGGCTCGCCCGCAGTTCACGCTGATTCAGGTTCGGGTGCTTTTTCTGGAGTTTCGAGAGGAACTCGGAGTCGCCGACCGTCAGTTCGGTTTTCAGGCGTTTTTCGGTCAGCTCCGTCTCGATCATGTTGTGGCACTGTTCGAGAATCTTCTGCTTGTTCGACGGCTCGATGTCGAGGTTCCTGATCTGGTCGCAAATCATGTGCAGGGTCGAGGCCTTTTCGCCGACGGCGGTGGAAATTCGCGTCAACTCCATCTCCTGCGCGGCGATACGCGATTTCAACGCAGCCTTTTCCTGCTCGAATCGCTGGATCTCTTTTTTGCCAAGTTCTACCTGGGCATTGAGCTGGATGATTTTCTGGCTCAGCTTCTGCTCGCTTTCCGTTTTGAGGTGCTGCAACTCCTTTTCATGATTTTCATCTCTCGCTCTCAGATCCTCCTGCATGTGATCGATAGCCTTGAAATAGGGATAAAAGGGATCTTCGGCGGGCGGAAGGAAAATTTTCTGGTTGAGCATGTTGAGCCACGAAATTCTGGCGATGGTCGCGAGGAACTCGTTTTTCATCGTGTCCTCCTCGTCGGCCTCCTGGCTG
This genomic window from Chlorobaculum limnaeum contains:
- a CDS encoding DUF1848 domain-containing protein; amino-acid sequence: MAFRGWERIPLRIESGETVEAVAPVIVSASRATDLPAFHAERMMARLRAGFAPWRNPFNPRQTQYVSFRKTRAVIFWSKNPAPLLPYLSEIDALGINYYFQFTLNDYEAEGLEPGVPPLDERVETFRRLAERIGPERVIWRFDPLLLTGQLTADALLARIERLAGALRGCTRKLVISFADIERYRSVSRRLSRHSAGAREFTPGEMTSFAARLVDLSAEWGVELATCAEEIELAGIAHNRCIDGRLLAQCFGNDAELMEFLGGGALFPGGVASGSALKDRGQRKACGCIVSKDIGAYGTCGHGCLYCYACR
- a CDS encoding helix-turn-helix transcriptional regulator, which encodes MQTCPVSNLPVTSKHNWKSVPAGADYVKRIDLIGDNIFHHYVESDHPITLNSMSIDLVNRVLEESGIKDAPLYLLWDMNNIGNISYQYKQGINNIVYGSGLDFKVVVFFNIDESCKTIIETFAAMAPNTMTVLLREDYRDAMTTLLEYRSGNVSEIQGSQEADEEDTMKNEFLATIARISWLNMLNQKIFLPPAEDPFYPYFKAIDHMQEDLRARDENHEKELQHLKTESEQKLSQKIIQLNAQVELGKKEIQRFEQEKAALKSRIAAQEMELTRISTAVGEKASTLHMICDQIRNLDIEPSNKQKILEQCHNMIETELTEKRLKTELTVGDSEFLSKLQKKHPNLNQRELRASLMVKLNYDTREIARSIGISTRGMESIRYRMHRKLNLDKHKSIKTYLSELASEMI